One genomic region from Leguminivora glycinivorella isolate SPB_JAAS2020 chromosome 8, LegGlyc_1.1, whole genome shotgun sequence encodes:
- the LOC125228671 gene encoding ankyrin repeat, SAM and basic leucine zipper domain-containing protein 1: MPTFRPAGLSDSDSDSDDYGFEKPARRYNPVPQQNILRRTENILQEAIINSNLEEVKAIISNDSVTPVMVACSNSSASNEAILNIFISLVEKGCLLNIGDKYGQTPLMRAISSGRDDVVQKLIDAQVNIEMRDQQGWTALFWAVHHNQPEILKLLIENGARLREVDKNSRTPLDIAHSHDHQNVIDILSPHFKTEDRTDDNVVNDISSWHDFYPGIERGFKPTYSSEIRHLLYGMSCERLGPLIHQSGIDLKTFLLLDADGMVKIGINMPFERHRLEIGLRNFHSKGWNLNSVAGLYAQKHKNYSVLDCLTTLGTHLQQIYILETTIQYALREYKKVQDQIKFEPPDSPLLTKFRDTAKKLIANINNIRGEMKIMKSILIKVNKKNPKPADLIKERSLQEVVLCYSKRAVLIGSLGLAIRYMLPNLVKK, encoded by the exons ATGCCTACGTTCCGGCCCGCGGGCCTGTCGGATTCTGATTCCGATAGCGATGACTATGGTTTTGAAAAACCG GCCAGAAGATATAATCCAGTTCCACAGCAAAATATTTTGAGAAGGACTGAAAATATCTTACAAGAAGCTATTATCAATAGTAACTTGGAGGAAGTAAAAGCAATCATCTCCAAtg ATTCCGTCACCCCGGTGATGGTGGCATGCTCAAACTCCAGCGCCAGCAATGAAGCTATCCTCAACATATTTATCAGTCTAGTAGAAAAAGGTTGCCTATTGAATATAGGCGACAAATACGGTCAGACCCCACTCATGAGGGCCATCAGCAGCGGCCGGGACGATGTGGTACAGAAGTTGATAGATGCACAAGTTAATATTGAGATGAGAGACCAGCAGGGGTGGACT GCACTTTTCTGGGCCGTTCACCACAATCAGCCAGAAATCCTCAAACTACTAATAGAGAATGGTGCGCGGCTGAGAGAGGTAGACAAAAATAGCCGCACGCCCCTAGACATAGCCCATTCACACGACCACCAGAATGTTATAGATATTCTAAGCCCACACTTCAAGACTGAGGACAGAACTGACGATAATGTTGTGAATGATATTAGCTCTTGGCATGATTTCTATCCTGGTATAGAGAGAGGTTTCAA ACCTACTTATTCGAGCGAGATACGTCACCTCCTCTACGGCATGAGTTGCGAGAGGCTCGGCCCCCTAATACACCAAAGCGGAATAGACCTAAAAACTTTCCTACTACTTGACGCAGATGGTATGgtcaaaataggaattaatatgCCCTTCGAGAGACATCGGTTGGAGATCGGTCTTAGGAATTTTCACTCTAAGGGCTGGAATCTGAATTCTGTGGCGGGGTTGTATGCGCAGAAGCATAAGAATTATAG TGTATTAGACTGTCTAACAACGCTAGGCACTCATCTACAACAGATATACATCTTAGAAACCACAATACAATACGCATTACGAGAGTACAAGAAAGTCCAAGACCAAATTAAGTTTGAACCGCCCGATTCGCCCCTACTTACTAAATTCAGAGACACTGCAAAGAAGTTGATTgccaatattaataatattagggGTGAAATGAAGATTATGAAGAGTATCCTTATAAAG GTAAACAAGAAAAACCCGAAGCCAGCGGACCTGATCAAAGAGAGATCGTTACAAGAAGTAGTGTTGTGTTACAGTAAACGAGCCGTTCTTATCGGTTCCCTCGGCCTGGCCATAAGGTACATGCTTCCTAATTTggttaagaaataa